Proteins encoded within one genomic window of Canis lupus familiaris isolate Mischka breed German Shepherd chromosome 12, alternate assembly UU_Cfam_GSD_1.0, whole genome shotgun sequence:
- the NRM gene encoding nurim isoform X2, with the protein MAPALLLIPAALASFILAFGTGVEFVRFTSLRPLLGGAPEPGGPGEPAGPRMSSGTGDARQGWLAAVQDRSILVPLAWDLGLLLLFVGQHSLMATEIVKAWMSRYFGVLQRSLYVACTALALQLVMRYWEPVPRGPVLWEARAEPWATWVPLLCFVLHVISWLLIFSILLVFDYAELMGLKQVYYHVLGLGEPLALKSPRALRLFSHLRHPVCVELLMVLWVVPTLGTDRLLLALLLTLYLGLAHGLDQQDLRYLRAQLQRKLHLLSRPQEGEAE; encoded by the exons ATggccccagctctgctcctgaTCCCTGCTGCCCTTGCCTCATTCATCCTGGCCTTTGGCACCGGAGTGGAGTTCGTGCGCTTCACCTCTCTTCGGCCACTTCTCGGAGGGGCCCCGGAGCCTGGTGGTCCGGGTGAGCCCGCGGGACCGCGGATGAGCTCTGGGACGGGAG ATGCCCGCCAGGGATGGCTGGCTGCCGTGCAGGACCGCAGCATCCTTGTTCCCCTGGCTTGGGATCTGGGTCTCCTCCTATTATTTGTGGGGCAGCACAGCCTCATGGCAACTGAAATCGTGAAGGCATGGATGTCTCGATATTTTGGGGTCCTTCAGAGGTCACTGTATGTGGCATGCACTGCCCTGGCCTTGCAG TTGGTGATGCGGTACTGGGAACCTGTACCCAGAGGCCCTGTGTTGTGGGAGGCTCGGGCTGAACCatgggccacctgggtgcccctcctctGCTTTGTGCTCCACGTCATATCCTGGCTTCTCATCTTCAGCATCCTTCTCGTCTTTGACTATGCCGAGCTCATGGGCCTCAAACAG GTGTACTACCATGTGCTGGGCCTGGGTGAGCCTCTGGCCCTGAAGTCTCCCCGGGCTCTGAGACTCTTCTCCCACTTGCGCCATCCAGTGTGTGTGGAGCTGCTGATGGTGCTGTGGGTGGTGCCCACCCTGGGCACTGACCGCCTCCTCCTTGCTCTCCTCCTTACCCTGTACCTGGGCCTGGCTCATGGGCTTGACCAGCAAGACCTCCGCTACCTCCGGGCCCAGTTACAAAGAAAACTGCACTTGCTCTCCCGGCCCCAGGAAGGTGAGGCCGAGTGA
- the NRM gene encoding nurim isoform X1 produces the protein MAPALLLIPAALASFILAFGTGVEFVRFTSLRPLLGGAPEPGGPGEPAGPRMSSGTGDARQGWLAAVQDRSILVPLAWDLGLLLLFVGQHSLMATEIVKAWMSRYFGVLQRSLYVACTALALQLVMRYWEPVPRGPVLWEARAEPWATWVPLLCFVLHVISWLLIFSILLVFDYAELMGLKQVYYHVLGLGEPLALKSPRALRLFSHLRHPVCVELLMVLWVVPTLGTDRLLLALLLTLYLGLAHGLDQQDLRYLRAQLQRKLHLLSRPQEGAGPGLCPLT, from the exons ATggccccagctctgctcctgaTCCCTGCTGCCCTTGCCTCATTCATCCTGGCCTTTGGCACCGGAGTGGAGTTCGTGCGCTTCACCTCTCTTCGGCCACTTCTCGGAGGGGCCCCGGAGCCTGGTGGTCCGGGTGAGCCCGCGGGACCGCGGATGAGCTCTGGGACGGGAG ATGCCCGCCAGGGATGGCTGGCTGCCGTGCAGGACCGCAGCATCCTTGTTCCCCTGGCTTGGGATCTGGGTCTCCTCCTATTATTTGTGGGGCAGCACAGCCTCATGGCAACTGAAATCGTGAAGGCATGGATGTCTCGATATTTTGGGGTCCTTCAGAGGTCACTGTATGTGGCATGCACTGCCCTGGCCTTGCAG TTGGTGATGCGGTACTGGGAACCTGTACCCAGAGGCCCTGTGTTGTGGGAGGCTCGGGCTGAACCatgggccacctgggtgcccctcctctGCTTTGTGCTCCACGTCATATCCTGGCTTCTCATCTTCAGCATCCTTCTCGTCTTTGACTATGCCGAGCTCATGGGCCTCAAACAG GTGTACTACCATGTGCTGGGCCTGGGTGAGCCTCTGGCCCTGAAGTCTCCCCGGGCTCTGAGACTCTTCTCCCACTTGCGCCATCCAGTGTGTGTGGAGCTGCTGATGGTGCTGTGGGTGGTGCCCACCCTGGGCACTGACCGCCTCCTCCTTGCTCTCCTCCTTACCCTGTACCTGGGCCTGGCTCATGGGCTTGACCAGCAAGACCTCCGCTACCTCCGGGCCCAGTTACAAAGAAAACTGCACTTGCTCTCCCGGCCCCAGGAAG GCGCTGGCCCTGGGCTCTGTCCTCTAACCTGA
- the NRM gene encoding nurim isoform X3, with the protein MAPALLLIPAALASFILAFGTGVEFVRFTSLRPLLGGAPEPGGPDARQGWLAAVQDRSILVPLAWDLGLLLLFVGQHSLMATEIVKAWMSRYFGVLQRSLYVACTALALQLVMRYWEPVPRGPVLWEARAEPWATWVPLLCFVLHVISWLLIFSILLVFDYAELMGLKQVYYHVLGLGEPLALKSPRALRLFSHLRHPVCVELLMVLWVVPTLGTDRLLLALLLTLYLGLAHGLDQQDLRYLRAQLQRKLHLLSRPQEGEAE; encoded by the exons ATggccccagctctgctcctgaTCCCTGCTGCCCTTGCCTCATTCATCCTGGCCTTTGGCACCGGAGTGGAGTTCGTGCGCTTCACCTCTCTTCGGCCACTTCTCGGAGGGGCCCCGGAGCCTGGTGGTCCGG ATGCCCGCCAGGGATGGCTGGCTGCCGTGCAGGACCGCAGCATCCTTGTTCCCCTGGCTTGGGATCTGGGTCTCCTCCTATTATTTGTGGGGCAGCACAGCCTCATGGCAACTGAAATCGTGAAGGCATGGATGTCTCGATATTTTGGGGTCCTTCAGAGGTCACTGTATGTGGCATGCACTGCCCTGGCCTTGCAG TTGGTGATGCGGTACTGGGAACCTGTACCCAGAGGCCCTGTGTTGTGGGAGGCTCGGGCTGAACCatgggccacctgggtgcccctcctctGCTTTGTGCTCCACGTCATATCCTGGCTTCTCATCTTCAGCATCCTTCTCGTCTTTGACTATGCCGAGCTCATGGGCCTCAAACAG GTGTACTACCATGTGCTGGGCCTGGGTGAGCCTCTGGCCCTGAAGTCTCCCCGGGCTCTGAGACTCTTCTCCCACTTGCGCCATCCAGTGTGTGTGGAGCTGCTGATGGTGCTGTGGGTGGTGCCCACCCTGGGCACTGACCGCCTCCTCCTTGCTCTCCTCCTTACCCTGTACCTGGGCCTGGCTCATGGGCTTGACCAGCAAGACCTCCGCTACCTCCGGGCCCAGTTACAAAGAAAACTGCACTTGCTCTCCCGGCCCCAGGAAGGTGAGGCCGAGTGA